Genomic window (Capsicum annuum cultivar UCD-10X-F1 chromosome 10, UCD10Xv1.1, whole genome shotgun sequence):
TGCCCTAAACACCAGGGGCAGAAGACCCAGGAAGAACAAGATCAACACTCCTGGAATCCCTCAGATAGAGCAACGAAGAGTTAGAAAACTTTCTGGCAATGTTCGGGGAGCCAACTCTAGACATCTTAGCCCTAGATAAGACACTAAAGAAAGAATTCAATGAGCCATTCAGCTCAGCTATTATGGTGTATCTCCCTCTAGAGAAGAAGCTAATCTCGCTATCTCTGAGGACAATGAGCCCCTCAACCCTCCCAGCAATACTACTAGAATCAATCAACATAGTTCTAGACCACACCCAACTGGACAAGGAGAAGGACTCAATCATACATATTCACCCCCTCACCACCCTAATGAATGCGATGATTTGGAACACTAAAGGAGCTAACAGTTCCAACTTAAGGCATCAATACGATGCAATGCTCAAGATCCACCACCCTGTAATGTTTGTCCTTCTCGTGACTAAGATGACTGAGCACAAGTACCTCACTACTGCTATGGGTTTTGAAGCCCATGTTCAATCTCCTGTTGTTGGTCTCACTGGAGGCATCGTCCTCACGTGGCACCCGGATCGCATTCAGCTAGACAACTTTATTGTCATAGCTCAGGGCATTCACACCATTCTCAAGGTAACCCATCTCTATAATCCCTCCCCTTGGCTTTTCTCTGCCATCTATGCAAGCCCTAACTTTCTTACTAGATAGGCCCTCTAGGAAGAGCTCAAGCTTATGGGCCAAACCCATTCAGGGCTATGGCTAATGGGAAGAGACTTCAATAAGGTTCTCTTAGCAAAAGAACAAATTGGTGGCTTAAGTATTAATAATAACAGAACCTCTCTTTTTAAAGATTGTCTTGATAACTGTGGTATGATAGATCTAGGATTTAAAGGTTACAAATACACCTAGACCAATAAGAGGTATAAACACAGGAGGAACCTTATCCTTGAGAGACTTGACAGGTTTGCTTCTAATACCTCGTGGAAAACTCAATTCCCTGAGGCATCTGTCACACACCTGCCTCGAACAAAGTCAGACCACTGCCCTATGCTCCTCACTCTTACAAATCCTTCCCCCACCTCCCCCAATAAGCCCTTTAGATTTGAGCCTATGTGGTGCTCCCATCCTACCCTTCAAAATATCATTAGACAATACTTTCATGACCACAGTACCCTTGCCTAATCTATCCAACTCTTCCAGCAAGAGGCCTCCACATGGAGTAGAGAGACATTTAGAAACATCTTTCACAAAATCAAAAGGATTTTGGCTAGGCTATATGGCATCCAAAAGTTTTCTCACTACCACACCAGCCCCTACCTCCATGACTGGAAAATGACCTCCTCTCGGATTACAACAGACTCTTACAGTCAGAGGAGGACTTTTGGATGGTGAGATCTAGAATCAACTGAATCACATGTAGCGATGCTAACACCAAATTCTTTCACACTTCAACCCTGGTTCGAAGGAGGAAGAACAAGATCCAATTCCTCAAGAATGAAGCTGGTAATATCATCTCTGATAAAGATAGTATTACTAACCACATATCCATTTTCTACCATAAGTTCTATACCTCTGACTACACCTCCAGTGCTCTTCATAGGAACCACACAAGAGAGCCTTTCCACATCCTTACCTCAGCTCTAAAGGAAAACCTAGATCACCCTCTTAGAGATTTTGAGATCATCCTTGCTCTCAAAAACTTTAAACCCCTTAATTCTCCTGGGCCTGATGGCCTTCACCCCCTTTTCTACCAGAAATATTGGGACATAGTAGGAGATAAAACTGTGGCCTTTTGCCACAAGGTTTTCCAGGACTTCAATATCCTAGAAGTGATAAACAAAACCCTCATATGCCTTATCCCTAACTGCCCTAATGCCTCTTCAGTGAAGAACTTCAGGCCCATTAGCTTTTGTAACACTTCCTATAAAATCATTACTGAGATTATTGTCAATAGGATCAAGCCTATCCCGGGGGCCATCATTGGCCCCTCCCAGGCCAGCTTCCTAGCTAACAGAAGAGCTGCAGACAATGCCATCATTGTCTAGAAATACATCTCCCACTTCAGCAAAATGCGTGGCAAACACCACAATATAATCCTCAAAATTGaccttgaaaaaatatttgataggctAGAGTAGTCATTCATTCATGACTCTCTTCACTTCTTCAATTTCCCAGCCAAGATCACTAGACTCATCATGTCCTGTGTCTTCACTAGCTCTTTCTCCATCCTTGTCAATGAGAGTCGTACTCCCACCTTCACCTCTACCAGAGAAATAATATAAGGAGACCCCATTTCCCCCTACCCCTTCATCATTTACATGGAAAGACTTGCTAGAGCCATAGACTTTCATGTTGCTAACAAGGACTGGACCTCTATCTCCATCACTATAGGTGGTCCAATAATCTCCCACCTGTTCTTTGCAGATGATCTCACTTTATTTGCTAAAGCTGATATAACTAATTGCAACATTCTCCTGTCTACCCTAAACCAATTCAGCTCTCTCTCTCTGTGGCCAGAAAATCAATAAAGCTAAGTCTAGAGTCCTATTCTCTTCCAACACCACCAACCACAATGCTTTTACTTGCTCCACCATCCTGGGCATAGATAGAAAATTTGAGTTTGCCAAATACTTGGGCTTCCCTATCTTCCACAAAGCCCCCACTAATGCTGATTTCCAACCTATTATTGACAACATGGCAAACAAACTTGCTGGTTGGAAGACCAAGTTGCTCAACATGACTGGTAGGACTATATTGGCTAAGGCTACCCTTAGCAGCATGCCCACTCATATCATACAGTACATTAAAGTCCCTAGAAAAGTCACTAGCTCTATGGATAAAATGCAAAGAGACTTTATCTGGGGAACTGAGGATGGGAAAAAAAAAATGCACATGCTCAGCCAGGATACTATCACCAAGCCCAAGACCAAAGGAGGGCTTAGTCTTCATAAAACTGACCTCAGAAACAGGGCACTCCATACCAGTTTGGCTTGGAGGTTAGTCAAGAATCCTACCTCTCTATGGGGGAAAATCCTCACCTCTATATATCAAAGACCCTCAAGGGGCCATTGGGCTAGTAAAGTGGTGTCTAGAACCTGAAGGAACATCTAACAGGGATGGAACCAATGCATACAAAGTCTTCGATGGCATGTGAACAAGGGTGATAAGGCCAAGCTCTTCTTGGACAGGTGGATCCCTTATAAACTACTTTTAAGAGAGCTCATACAAGGCCCTCTTCCCCCATAATGGGGACAACATCACTGTTAGCACCTTGCTAACTGATGATGGCTGGAACCTCTCCAGCATACCCTTCGAGCTCATGTCTACTCTCCTACGAGACATTAAGGACACGCTAGCTCACTCCAACCCTAGCAAGGGGGACATTATGTACTGGAGTATAACCCGTAGTGGAAAGTCCACTACTAATACTGCCTACACCTCCATTACTGAAACTGAGAATACCCAGCCTCCCTTTGATTTCCCTTGGATCTGAAAGCTGCCAGCTCCCAACAAGATCAAGATTTTCATGTGACTCGTTGCCCATGGCAGGATCCAGACCAAATATTACTTGCACAGACTTGGGATAACCAATAACTCCTCTTGCTCCTTGTGCAGCCATCCCAATGAAGATATCGACCACATCTTCTTGACTTGCACCAATGCCTCCACTGCCAGAAACAACATAATCAATCACAGTCAAATGCACCATATATCCATAGAAAACTATTCCACTGTTAACCAGGCCCTTAAGGCCTGAAAATATTTACATAATGTCAAGTACAATGTGCATATTAACTAGGGTGATCTGCTCCCCCAACTCTTATGGATCATTTGGCTCACTAGAAATGACAACCTCTTTAATAATAAAAGGAATCCTGTTGACTGAAAACATGCCATTAGCATGACCCAAGAATTCTGCATGATTTATCTCCAAAAGGAAACGACCACTAGGGTAACCAAAATCATTTATCTTAAGTGGGAGCCCCCTCCTTGAGGATTATTTATGCTTAATACTGATGGGGCTAACCCATCCAATCTGGACAAGGAAGGGTTAGGAGGTCTCATTAGAGATCACAATAGGGAATGGGTTGTTGGGTATATGGAATGCACTTCTCTTACGACCCCTCTGCATGCTGAGTTCAAGGCATTGCTGAGAGGCCTGAGGATTGCTAGTACAATGTTCATCAAACCTCTCACCATTTGTACTTACTCAAAGGAGCTTGTCAACACTATTACTTATGGTCATGACCTTTATGCTAACTTGATTTCTGAGTGCAGGTCCCTACTACAGGTGCTCGAGACAGCAGGAATCAACCATATCTTCAGGGAGCAAAATAAAGTCGCGGACAGCTTTGCGAAGGAAGGCAGCAAACTTAGGCAACTTTGCACTCCAATTGTTTTGTCATGCCCACCTGCTTCCACAGTACCACTCGTAGAAGCggataaaaaaggaaaagtttTTGCTAGGCTAATTAATCCTTCTATTTTGGACCTACATAGCCGGGATGTGGCTTATGCTAACTCAACTAATCCCCCACTCGCTAATACTTCGAGTGGAGCAGTAGCTGCATCCACTGTTACTCATGTTTTCCCTTGACTAAGTTGCTAATGAATTGCTccttttaactaaaaaaaaaaaaaaagaaagaaagaaaagagagaaattaATTAAtgggaaaattaggaaaaagagAGTAAACGTGAACAACTTCTCTCCTGATTTGTTTATTATAATATAACACGCAATCACTTATCCAAAAGGTTGAACAAGCTTCACATAGTCGCTGTCATTGTTATCCAAGGGTTGTCTTTACTTGGCTCAAATATAATTTGTGAactcaataaattttatttaaattatattatatatttataaaatttatttaagaacGCTTAATAAAACAGAGTCGCTGTCATTGTTATCCAAGGGTTGTCTTTAATTGGCTCAATATAATTTGTGAACTCAATAaactttatttaaattatattatatatttataaaatttatttaagaacGCTTAATAAATTATCACAATCGATTAAAGTTTATAAATAATACTAAATGTTTCAACTAAATCATTAtcatttcttgaaaattttcGGCTTGAATAAGAATGAGTGAGACTAGAGGCGGACGTTTGGTATTCGATTCGGTATTGTTAAAGTTTCGACTTTGGTAATTTGGTAATCGGTATTTGAGAGTAGATACCACATATCATACTTTAAAATATAGGTTCAGTAATTCAGTAAACGGTAAATTAAACTTTGGTTTGAtacggtatttggtaataccatattaaagttggaggtGTGCCAATTTcgtttaaacttcaaaaaatatatttaatagaaatcttatttagtattctttttttgtattttttacaaaaatattatcaagGTTCAAGAGGTTCTTTGAaatgactaatactattgtctattgggttagttaggcatatatatatatataaaaaatacttcAGTATAcggtaaataccgaataccaaacggtattaatatcttgtaccaaattCAATCTCGAATAtcgaaatattaaaattttactcccaaatttCATATCAAATGCCAAATTATCGAATATCaattaccaatttttttttatttggttgggtAATTCGGTTTTTTCCTAAGTGAGACCATTATAGAAATTGggagaagaaaaaaagttgagaTATTTTTTGTGTCTTGATTCTCAAtacaatgtatttatttatttgtatcaaaagcatatgaaattaaatgaaaagaaatatttacctaTCTATATCATATTTAAGAAAAACTAACACGTAGACGTTGCTAATTGGAATGTTCCATCTGTAATTGTTTGATAAAAACAACATTTTACTTTAGCTTAAATTCTGGAGCATATCTCActtcattttttaatttcttaaagtggaTGTAGAAGCCggatgaaatataaaatatagtaaGTTATTTTTACCCTATCAAAAATATTCCTTCCATCTTTCGGATAGAGGTTAGGTTTATCTATATTTAAccttttttaaatttgaatttgttagAATATATTGGTTAtactattattgttattagtttaaccgcacgtgtctAGCACAcgtaatttttgattatttaaaattgaagattttgtctattgcgaatgTTTTTAATGACTGCAAAAAATCAAATTACTTCTccaaaatctttcacactttaatataataatgtaaacataagttatattttattataaacaaatatatattgtagcaTCAGAAGTTTAAGTGTTTAATGGATCATCATTTTTGCACTCATAAtgcattatctctttttcttgTTGCTAGAGTCAAGAGAGACGCATcgatttgaatcatatttatagtatattatttttttatttattttttctatatttaagattttctttcttattttaaagttaaattctttagaaaatctttgattactacTTAAAACTGTtagaaatttgatatttcttatatttttcttattttaatgatTTCTTGTTGCTAGAGTCAAGAGAGACGCAccgatttgaaccatatttgtagtacgttattttttttttctatatttaagatttttcttattttaaagttaatttttttagaagatctttgattacttacttaaaactttgaAAAGACGATTTAATCTAAATCTgaaatcaaaattctaaaatttagaatttgttCAAATAAGGAAAATTTCAATAACCAAAATTTATTaggacaaaaatttaaattagaattttatttgatataaataaaagtttaactacctatgataaaaaaaaaaaaatttggagaagaaaaggCTTTAAAAAAAATACTCGTGGGTCTTTTTCTCTTTCAAATATTATCCTTATTAAAAGGAATTAATTCCTAATATCCGTCTTTTCTTTTAGGTGTCctaaattttttcctaatattttggaataataattttgttactatttatatatgctaaagaaacctcccaacatatatattttaggaatctacaTTAATTAgatcttatcatatatttttcttataccctatattttaggactcttcccatatactttaatatataaataaataaataaatatatatatatatatatatatatatatatatatatatcatgttacAATAATTGTAGAACAAAAGATGAAAAGACAAGTTTGTCTAAAATGGAatattttaataaagggcaaaaagttcaaattacttggtcttcacacttttaatatattatatagatatatagatatactattttagccgcacgtgcctcacacgtgtaacttttaattatttaaaattaaataatttttttaatgaagtgcaaaaaatttaaaatatctattttattgtaatatattgtagatgtagatgtagatttatagactttttaaatctttttaaaattaaatttagttgattagaatttttaaactaataaaaaaatattagttgtcattaattctaatgacttctaataaaaaaggttctaccataaatatatttaattaattttcaattcttaaatattagaaaaaaaatattgaaaagataattttgtctaaagcaaagacttttgcTTCTCCGGAATGCCGAAGGCAAGCAGACAAAAGTTCAAATGATATTTCTAATACCCTTCACActataatatattatagataggaATAGGATAGGATGGGATACGATTTTGCGCCATGTATAGTATTTAATATAGGACTTTGCAAAAAACTTTATAATTTATGATACTTTTGGACGTTATAGTTGCCCACTTGAAATAGAATAAAACTTTGTAATGTaaataattatgtaatataggattttacaatttaaattaatatttaatatcataaaaaggaaaaagacaattttgtttaaaagaaagacttttaatgaagggtaaaaagggCAAACGCAAATtataaggatcttcacacttttaattcaATTAGTTTAGTGTAAGTGGATTGCACGTGTATCTCACGTCAATACAAAAGATTATATACTAAAAAATAAGCATAATAATTTTTGGGGCAAATGAtgtttttaaaatgaatttataCGTTCATTTTAAAATTAGGATATGATTTCATATagattaacaacaaaaaattgacatgaacatgatgcttaatgaataaagtgaagggttaaaaacacacctaaaatatctcgatgtttttaattttctatttgaaaCCACCTTTAGTTCTTCTAGGTATAAGACTCTctctatattaaaaaaaaaaacgttaTGATTCTAAAAcctaaatctaaaactaaataacattgtaaaaaattaaatttaaagaaagaCAATCTACTATGTTCCTAGGTAAGATTAAaactctatttctattttttgtctAATTCATTCATTCTCTCCAGAtttctattattatattttcttgtactctattatttttgtttgttattattCTAATTGTCAAGAACTTCATAGTAGAATCATAAACTCGTGAAAGTTAGTATCCTAAAAATGTTactaattttataagaaaaagtTAAATAGTTGTAATCTAAGTTTATGGGATTCATACTgcaaatcattattttttttttacaaaatactCTATTAGaacacgtatgtgccacgtaagcactaaggttgtcaaaaatacacttttaattagtccaggaggtaataggaccctcctaaagttcgagtGTGTCTCACcttttcgcgtatagttcaaggtggtaatagagtattttctctttttttttttcctatcaaCAAACAGTTTGAAAATTTTCTATGATGATTTATGAATAAAGTGAAGGATCAAAAAAATATCCGAAGTATTTTGACTTTTTTAGCTTTCTACCTGAATTTCACCAAACACTCTAAACATATAAATGGCAATGCAACAAAAAATTCATACTACTACTCACACTTGAAATTTTTATGATGACTAATGAATTAAGTGAAGGATAAAAATACACCTaaaatatctcaatttttttaattactacCTATTTGACCACGAAGGTCATTTGTCACTCAAATTTGATGCTCATGAAAGCCCGACACTTTGAATGTCAGTCTATCTAAATACATCAGTTCCTTGACAACAACATTGACAATAACCTCAACACCAGCTTCAGAAACCAACTTGACACTAACACGTGTCCTAGGATTTGCATTCTATAGGCATAACAAGGCAGAAAGTAAGATCAATGAACAAATACTCTAGAAGTATTCATACAAATACAAGAGATTTATACATTTAAatgaac
Coding sequences:
- the LOC107844486 gene encoding uncharacterized protein LOC107844486, with protein sequence MLNTDGANPSNLDKEGLGGLIRDHNREWVVGYMECTSLTTPLHAEFKALLRGLRIASTMFIKPLTICTYSKELVNTITYGHDLYANLISECRSLLQVLETAGINHIFREQNKVADSFAKEGSKLRQLCTPIVLSCPPASTVPLVEADKKGKVFARLINPSILDLHSRDVAYANSTNPPLANTSSGAVAASTVTHVFP